TCTTATTAGTTTGTGCTTGGTAAAAAAAATGGGTTTTATTGCTTTCTTGAATAGATGCATTGGAAAaaattcttttttcatttgggCTATTGAAATGCCTGCCCCAATTACTTTTTTACCAATGTCATTTATATTTGCAGAGAGAAAAATTCCAACTTCTCCGAGGATAGCATCTCTGAGGATAGCAATGAGGAATTCATTCAGGAAGAATCCATTCTTGACCATTTGAAACAGCTAATAGATTTAAGgtaatcatattttttgtgtgcTGTAAATCTAGGAACATGATTTCAAATTGCATGGTGGCACAATGAAAGTGAGCTGAAGACCCAAAGCcctataataattattaataataattttacaGGAATGACCCGGATCTGAGGTTGACATTCCTCTTCCAAGATCGCGGCGGAAACTTTTATTGATGAGTTCAGCAAGCGTCATACCAGGATGGAGCAGTTCCTGTTTGATCTGgaggagacagaaaaaaagctgGATAAAATGCAACGTGGTGCCAGTATCTCTAGTGTAGCTAGCAACTCAGTAGCGGTGGCATCGGGGATATGTTCCATTGTTGGTCTGGCCTTAGCTCCAGTCACCGGAGGTGCTTCCTTGGCTCTCACTCTGACTGGGGTTGGTCTAGGGGTTACCGGCGGTGTGAACAGTCTGGTCACTGGCATCACAGATGCAGTGGTCAACAGTCGCCATAGAAAGAAAGCTGATTATATCTTCACGAATTACAAGGAGGATATGGAGAAGCTTAGTGTGTTATTGGTGGAGGTAGCAGATTCTAAGGGATCTGTAGGGTCAGATAGGAAAGGCATTAGAAGGGCATTAGAAGTAGGGAAGGCTGGATATAGGGTTGGTGCCATTGCAAAGAAGATAGATTCATTAGTAGATGGTGCCTCGGCTGTGAAAGTCCTTGGAAGTAAGGATGTGGTTAAGATTGGAAAGGGTTTCAAAGGAACACCACTGGCCCTTACTCAGGCTGCACGATATGGCTTAATTGGTCTCAATGTACTTTGCATTGGTTTTGATGGCGTCATGATAGGCAGAGAAAGTGTCAGTCTGtccaaaaggggaaaaaatgaatTTGCCCAGATCATCCGGTCCAGGGTAGATCTGTGGCGCTCCGAGCTGGAGTCTTGGTCTAGGATCCACGAGTCTTTGAGAAGAGGGACCAAGAGCTTCATGGATGtaatggatgtgacagttttgcgttgAATTGCCAATCTACTTTAGTTTTGTAAATGGTCAAGACAACAATAGAGGACTTGGTGTTTTTACACGTTAAATAACTATTTTTATGTAATGTGTAACGTGAGCCCAGCAGCGGAGAGCAGAAGTCATGAGGAGCCTTGGGAGATGACATGCCTGCCATGAATTTCCGGTGGTTACGGATTGTTCTCTTGTCCCGTGTTTGGTTCAAGTTGTACGCAGTTGGCTGACATGAATCAATGATGTTAGGTAGCCTACTCTGATCTGATTGGGTCAATGACTAGGACTATATCCGTGGATGTGCCCGAGAAGACTAACAGTTAAAATAAAAGTCTATCAACGTCAATCAGTCAACAGCGTAGTAAATGTCCCACCGTCTAAATTgcctaaataggcctactgagaAGTACTAAAagtagccagcagccagaccaatggatgtcttagctgaattactgaggctaagcaggtgtgggcctggttagtacttggatgggagatctccttggaaaactaggttgctgctggaagtggtgttggtgggtggtcagtaggtggcactcttccctctggccgaaaagatcgatcccaatgccccagtgcagtgacggggacactgtactgtgataataataataataataataagctttatttgtatagcacctttcatacacagaatgcagctcaaagtgctttacatttgaagcatgtaacacaataatagtcagtcagtcattatcaatcacttttcttcattgctaggggccgtttatgatccactcagcaacatcaaaaatatagaaaatgacatgtcataagactggcagccttaaccctcttaccccccacaagcacgccatatggcaactgtggcaaggaaaaactcccatattccaggaagaaaccttgagcagaacctgacttaatagggggagcccatctgcttctggctggctgcgccctccaatagcagcagatgtagaataatctgaaaaagtagtctacaggataagatgagttaactaaaagctttcctgtacaggtatgttttcagatctttttttttaaatatttactgaactcgcctgcttgatgtacagaggcagggtgttccatagtttgggggcataatggataaaagcagcttctccactttgtttgtggagcaatttgggtacgattaaaagattagaattggatgatctaagtttcctttgtggttgataagatattaaaagctcagagatatatgaaggtgctatgccattcagagctttgtaagtaattcaccttaaaatcaattctataggaaatagg
This window of the Alosa alosa isolate M-15738 ecotype Scorff River chromosome 7, AALO_Geno_1.1, whole genome shotgun sequence genome carries:
- the apol gene encoding LOW QUALITY PROTEIN: apolipoprotein L6 (The sequence of the model RefSeq protein was modified relative to this genomic sequence to represent the inferred CDS: deleted 1 base in 1 codon) — encoded protein: MGKTAKRQALQRTLERYISETLSSIRAINRFCAQQDNWSQKRNEEITQMGKIQAEAKRKGFRKFLKGVITGDSGRQGLEKELGDVLKGTLEGIEQLQPFLEAVEKLAVTSLYAFTDDHHLPRGANAADVRSVIKAARMAAPRVIHFKRDDKAFFLPSLDIVEVLACQLGNYINNSKLICETLETREKNSNFSEDSISEDSNEEFIQEESILDHLKQLIDLRNDPDLRLTFLFQDAAETFIDEFSKRHTRMEQFLFDLEETEKKLDKMQRGASISSVASNSVAVASGICSIVGLALAPVTGGASLALTLTGVGLGVTGGVNSLVTGITDAVVNSRHRKKADYIFTNYKEDMEKLSVLLVEVADSKGSVGSDRKGIRRALEVGKAGYRVGAIAKKIDSLVDGASAVKVLGSKDVVKIGKGFKGTPLALTQAARYGLIGLNVLCIGFDGVMIGRESVSLSKRGKNEFAQIIRSRVDLWRSELESWSRIHESLRRGTKSFMDVMDVTVLR